The following proteins are co-located in the Echinicola sp. 20G genome:
- a CDS encoding efflux RND transporter periplasmic adaptor subunit yields MDRKIEKKTWTPKFIAMIIIGVAVLSLIVYQLLFADNRSSLYVEKERLSIATVSEGEYKDYITVSGTMQPAETFYLDAIEGGIIQEVVRESGALVEVGDTILTLTNSNLQLDVMQRETMLYEQINNLRQTRLLLDQNDLNQQGQLAEIDYQISLLKPQYKRFKELHDRKLASDRELEEVKEEYEYNIKRRQLTYESYKNDSIARSIQLQQLKASEARMQKSLEGVGHILDNLIITAPINGQLATEKIEIGQSIQSGERYGQIDILNEFKVRVQIDELYLPRVRKGLRGNFSFSGDNYAVEIAKIYPSISEGRFEVDMLFLEGTPPGVRRGQSVRIKLELGDSERLLLLPTGGFYKDTGGNWVFVLNNSGEKAQKRNIRLGRKNPDHFEVLEGLNEGDRVVVSGYENFGDNEVLLLK; encoded by the coding sequence ATGGATAGAAAAATTGAAAAGAAGACCTGGACTCCAAAGTTTATCGCCATGATCATTATTGGTGTGGCGGTATTGTCCCTAATAGTTTACCAGTTGCTGTTTGCTGATAATAGAAGTTCGCTGTATGTGGAGAAAGAAAGATTATCTATAGCCACCGTAAGCGAGGGAGAATACAAGGATTATATCACCGTATCTGGTACCATGCAACCGGCAGAGACCTTTTACTTGGATGCGATAGAAGGAGGGATTATACAAGAAGTGGTGAGGGAGTCTGGAGCCTTGGTAGAGGTAGGTGATACTATTTTGACTTTGACCAATTCCAATTTGCAACTGGATGTGATGCAAAGGGAAACCATGTTGTACGAACAAATCAATAATCTTCGCCAAACAAGATTATTATTGGATCAAAATGATCTTAACCAACAAGGCCAGTTAGCTGAGATTGATTATCAAATTAGCTTGCTAAAACCCCAGTACAAACGGTTCAAGGAGTTGCATGATAGGAAGTTGGCGTCGGACAGAGAGCTAGAGGAGGTAAAAGAAGAATATGAATACAATATCAAGAGAAGGCAACTGACCTATGAGTCTTATAAGAATGACTCCATCGCTCGGTCCATTCAGCTGCAACAGTTGAAAGCTTCTGAGGCCAGAATGCAAAAGTCCCTGGAAGGGGTAGGCCATATTTTGGATAACCTGATCATCACTGCACCCATTAATGGGCAGTTGGCTACGGAAAAAATAGAAATAGGCCAGTCCATTCAGTCTGGTGAAAGATATGGACAGATAGACATCTTGAATGAATTTAAGGTGAGGGTACAGATAGATGAACTGTATTTGCCGAGGGTGAGAAAAGGACTCAGGGGAAACTTCTCTTTTTCTGGAGATAATTACGCTGTCGAAATTGCAAAAATCTATCCGAGCATTTCTGAGGGTAGGTTTGAAGTGGATATGCTGTTTCTGGAGGGAACACCTCCTGGTGTGAGAAGAGGGCAATCTGTTCGTATCAAGCTGGAGCTTGGTGACAGTGAAAGGCTGTTGCTATTGCCTACTGGAGGCTTCTACAAGGATACAGGAGGGAACTGGGTTTTTGTTTTGAACAATTCCGGGGAGAAAGCTCAAAAGAGAAACATAAGACTTGGGAGAAAAAATCCAGATCATTTCGAAGTGCTGGAAGGCCTTAATGAGGGAGATAGAGTGGTGGTGTCAGGCTACGAAAATTTCGGAGACAATGAGGTGCTGCTTTTGAAGTAG
- a CDS encoding phosphatidylinositol-specific phospholipase C1-like protein, protein MKTLSILEMLTLAVLLLACEQSHTDQKELQKMNELQVIGSHNSYKICIEKPVLDFIAQKDSMTALSLAYEHIPLSDQLDLGLRNLEMDVFHDPQGGRYQHPKAITLLNATGISTLPFDEADKLNEPGLKMFHVQDIDFRSHHLLFKDGLKELLRWSKQNPEHSPIIILINAKDDNSPEITPALPFTAAALDSIDLEIRTVMPAEKLITPDLVRGDHVSLEEAVTTNGWPALDEVRGRFLFVLDEKEAKINRYLEKHPNLQNAALFVNVKEGNPNAGFRIINDPVKNHDYIKDLVSKGYMIRTRADAGTLEARRNDYNRFEQAKSSGAQVISTDYYVPSKLFESEFQVRFENGSFERERP, encoded by the coding sequence ATGAAAACATTATCCATTTTAGAAATGCTCACACTGGCAGTACTTTTACTGGCCTGTGAGCAATCCCATACTGACCAAAAGGAACTTCAAAAAATGAATGAGCTGCAGGTTATCGGGAGTCACAACAGCTACAAAATCTGTATCGAAAAGCCGGTTTTGGACTTTATCGCCCAAAAAGATTCTATGACCGCACTATCCTTGGCATATGAACATATCCCTCTTTCAGATCAACTGGACTTAGGGCTTCGAAACCTGGAAATGGATGTTTTCCACGACCCACAAGGAGGAAGGTACCAACACCCAAAAGCCATCACCCTTCTTAATGCTACAGGCATTTCCACTCTCCCTTTTGATGAGGCCGATAAGCTTAATGAACCAGGGTTAAAGATGTTCCATGTTCAGGATATTGACTTCCGTAGTCACCATTTGCTTTTTAAAGACGGCTTAAAAGAGCTTTTAAGATGGAGCAAGCAAAACCCTGAGCACAGCCCGATTATTATTCTCATCAATGCCAAAGATGACAACTCTCCGGAGATCACCCCTGCTTTGCCCTTTACTGCCGCAGCTTTGGATAGTATCGATTTGGAAATCCGCACTGTCATGCCTGCTGAAAAGCTAATCACCCCTGATTTGGTTCGCGGAGACCATGTCTCTTTGGAGGAAGCTGTCACTACAAATGGATGGCCTGCTTTGGATGAGGTAAGAGGCCGCTTTCTCTTTGTTTTGGATGAAAAGGAAGCCAAGATCAATCGCTACCTCGAAAAGCATCCCAACCTCCAAAATGCTGCATTGTTTGTCAATGTTAAGGAAGGAAATCCAAATGCAGGTTTTAGAATCATCAATGATCCTGTTAAAAACCATGATTATATCAAAGATCTGGTAAGCAAGGGGTATATGATCAGAACCCGCGCAGATGCAGGAACCCTAGAAGCCAGGCGCAACGATTACAATCGATTTGAGCAAGCAAAAAGCTCCGGAGCCCAAGTAATTTCAACAGACTATTATGTCCCCAGCAAATTGTTTGAATCTGAATTTCAAGTCCGGTTTGAAAATGGCAGTTTTGAACGGGAAAGACCTTAA
- a CDS encoding ABC transporter ATP-binding protein: MQNVIKTTALKKLYATEEIETTALESIDIEIKQGEFVAIMGPSGCGKSTLLNILGLLDNPDEGEYHFLDHEVAKFSERKRSQLRKGNIGFVFQSFNLIDELTVFENVELALLYLKVPANERKQKVEQVLERMNIMHRRNHFPQQLSGGQQQRVAIARAIITKPAIILADEPTGNLDSANGEEVMRLLEELNNEGTTIVMVTHSPHDANYAHRVINLFDGKVVTENIREQFHI, from the coding sequence ATGCAAAACGTCATTAAAACAACCGCCCTGAAAAAGCTCTATGCTACTGAGGAGATAGAGACCACTGCTTTGGAAAGCATTGATATCGAAATCAAACAAGGGGAGTTTGTGGCCATTATGGGCCCTTCAGGATGTGGAAAATCCACCTTGCTGAATATCCTGGGATTATTGGATAACCCGGATGAAGGAGAATACCATTTTCTGGACCATGAAGTGGCCAAATTCTCTGAAAGAAAACGCTCTCAGTTAAGAAAGGGTAATATCGGTTTTGTCTTTCAAAGCTTCAACCTGATTGATGAATTGACGGTTTTCGAAAATGTGGAACTCGCACTGCTTTATTTAAAGGTGCCTGCGAATGAGCGAAAACAAAAAGTGGAACAGGTACTCGAAAGGATGAATATCATGCACAGGAGGAACCACTTTCCACAGCAACTTTCTGGAGGTCAGCAACAGCGGGTGGCCATTGCCAGGGCCATTATCACCAAGCCAGCCATCATCCTTGCCGATGAACCTACCGGTAACCTGGATTCTGCCAATGGGGAAGAAGTAATGAGGCTCCTGGAAGAATTGAACAACGAAGGAACCACCATTGTGATGGTTACCCACTCCCCACATGATGCCAATTATGCCCACCGTGTGATTAATCTGTTTGATGGTAAGGTGGTGACGGAGAATATCCGTGAGCAATTCCATATTTAA
- a CDS encoding PAS domain-containing sensor histidine kinase yields the protein MVYKSAIAHIITRVLLILLTILSGAYLLFKLNVILGPVLLLGILILQVFELIKYNQRTNEKITRFLESIQYADFTSSFTHDSQLGGSYRQLNQAFNKVMDEFKKTRAEKEEQVLFLRIIIQHINIGIISYSTTGKIGLVNNAAKHLLQITQFKDIHDLKKISPEFLEQILSLKTGEDLSTKINGSLHLNVRCTELKMGGKQWFLLSFQDISAALKQQELDAWQNLTKVLRHEIMNSITPIATLVNSLQTILEEDVYIKDGKHIILDDGFEDLQEGLQTISGRSRGLVGFVNAYRDYTSIPKPEKSHFSVQALFEDISTLLKESLEQNHIQLISEIIPQELCIHADREQILMILINLVKNAREALEKSDNKVVQLKAGRTMSNHPFIQVVDFGPGIQPASLENIFVPFFTTKNQGSGIGLAISRQIMNMHRGNLEVNSVPNKETVFTLRFES from the coding sequence ATGGTTTATAAGTCGGCCATAGCACATATTATCACCAGGGTTTTGTTAATCCTCCTGACTATTCTATCAGGGGCTTACCTCCTATTTAAACTAAATGTAATTTTGGGTCCGGTATTGCTTTTGGGTATTCTGATACTTCAAGTTTTTGAGCTGATTAAGTACAACCAGAGAACCAATGAAAAAATTACCCGATTTCTCGAGTCCATCCAATATGCTGATTTCACCTCTTCCTTTACCCATGACAGTCAACTGGGAGGTTCTTACAGGCAATTGAACCAAGCTTTTAACAAGGTGATGGATGAGTTTAAAAAAACCCGGGCGGAAAAAGAAGAACAAGTACTTTTTCTGCGAATCATCATCCAACATATCAATATTGGCATCATCTCTTATAGTACTACTGGAAAAATTGGTTTGGTCAACAATGCTGCCAAGCACCTTTTGCAAATTACCCAGTTTAAGGATATCCATGACCTAAAAAAAATCTCCCCTGAGTTTTTGGAGCAAATCCTTTCCCTTAAGACTGGTGAGGACCTGTCCACCAAAATCAATGGTTCACTGCATCTCAATGTACGCTGTACCGAATTGAAAATGGGTGGAAAACAATGGTTTTTACTTTCCTTTCAGGACATCAGTGCAGCCCTAAAGCAGCAGGAGTTGGACGCTTGGCAAAACCTGACCAAAGTGCTCCGCCATGAAATCATGAATTCCATCACACCTATTGCCACTTTGGTCAATTCCCTTCAAACCATTTTGGAGGAAGATGTCTATATAAAAGATGGTAAACATATCATTTTGGATGACGGTTTTGAGGATCTTCAGGAAGGCTTACAGACCATTTCCGGAAGGAGCCGAGGCTTGGTGGGTTTTGTCAATGCCTATCGGGATTATACCAGTATTCCTAAACCAGAAAAATCGCATTTCAGCGTACAAGCTCTTTTTGAAGACATCAGTACCTTACTAAAAGAAAGTTTGGAGCAAAATCATATTCAATTGATAAGCGAGATCATTCCCCAAGAGCTGTGCATCCATGCTGATCGTGAGCAAATTCTGATGATTCTGATCAACTTGGTCAAAAATGCCAGAGAAGCATTGGAAAAATCTGACAATAAAGTTGTTCAACTCAAAGCAGGTAGAACCATGTCCAACCATCCTTTTATCCAGGTGGTCGACTTCGGCCCAGGTATCCAGCCCGCCTCTTTAGAGAATATTTTTGTACCATTTTTTACTACCAAAAATCAAGGAAGCGGCATTGGACTGGCCATCTCAAGGCAGATCATGAACATGCATCGTGGAAACCTTGAAGTAAACTCTGTGCCCAATAAAGAAACTGTTTTCACTTTGCGATTTGAATCATAA
- a CDS encoding sigma-54 dependent transcriptional regulator: MRTSKTGNLLIIDDNEDLLKAAKIFLKRHFVKVDTETNPDLLPILLHNEQYDVIMLDMNFTKDVSSGQEGFQHLDRILSIDPSAVVVLITAYGDINLAVKAIKEGATDFVLKPWDNDKLLATLHAALKLRQSKLEVADLKNQQQLIYADIDRKFKDIIGQSPAMQKVFDTIEKVAATDANVMILGENGTGKELIARAIHRHSKRSREAFVGVDLGAITPSLFESELFGHKKGAFTDAREDRIGRFEQADKGTLFLDEIGNIPMASQSKLLAVLQNRTVTKVGSNQQKEINIRLISATNMPLPDMIRENTFRQDLLYRLNTIEINLPPLRDRTEDIPLLTDHFIGFYAKKYSKDIRKASDSLLKRMQKYQWPGNIRELQHGIERAVIMSNKHVLQPEDLFFQSSGDVDRSSETVSLDHLNIEDVERILIRKALQKHNGHITKAAQELGLTRSSLYRRLEKYGL; this comes from the coding sequence ATGCGAACATCAAAAACAGGGAACTTATTGATCATTGATGACAATGAGGATTTGCTCAAAGCAGCCAAGATTTTTTTAAAGAGGCACTTTGTAAAAGTAGACACGGAGACCAACCCTGACCTGCTGCCCATCTTGCTCCATAATGAGCAATATGATGTGATCATGCTGGACATGAACTTTACCAAAGACGTCAGCAGCGGACAGGAAGGTTTTCAACATTTGGACAGAATTTTATCCATCGACCCCTCTGCGGTAGTTGTACTGATCACGGCCTATGGAGATATTAATTTGGCGGTAAAAGCCATCAAAGAAGGGGCAACGGATTTTGTCCTGAAACCTTGGGACAATGATAAACTTTTGGCCACTTTGCATGCTGCCCTGAAGCTACGTCAGTCAAAACTGGAAGTGGCGGACCTTAAAAATCAGCAACAACTGATCTACGCAGATATCGACCGCAAATTCAAGGATATTATCGGTCAGAGCCCAGCCATGCAAAAGGTTTTCGATACAATTGAAAAAGTAGCTGCCACAGATGCCAATGTTATGATTTTGGGAGAAAATGGAACTGGAAAGGAACTGATTGCCAGGGCCATTCACCGCCACTCCAAAAGGTCAAGGGAAGCCTTTGTGGGAGTGGATTTAGGCGCTATCACCCCTTCACTTTTTGAAAGTGAACTATTTGGACACAAGAAAGGAGCATTTACTGACGCACGGGAAGATCGGATTGGGCGCTTTGAGCAGGCGGATAAAGGAACCTTGTTTTTGGATGAAATCGGCAATATTCCCATGGCCTCCCAATCCAAGCTTTTGGCAGTTTTACAGAATCGGACAGTCACCAAAGTAGGCAGCAACCAACAAAAAGAAATCAATATCAGGCTTATTTCAGCGACCAATATGCCTTTGCCAGATATGATCAGGGAAAACACTTTCAGGCAGGATTTGCTTTATCGACTCAACACCATTGAAATCAACTTACCTCCCCTAAGGGATCGAACAGAGGATATTCCTTTACTTACTGACCACTTCATCGGATTTTACGCCAAAAAATACAGCAAGGATATCCGTAAAGCCAGTGATTCCTTGCTCAAACGCATGCAGAAATACCAATGGCCGGGTAACATCAGGGAGCTTCAGCACGGCATCGAAAGGGCAGTTATCATGAGCAATAAGCATGTCCTACAGCCCGAGGACCTCTTTTTTCAAAGCTCAGGAGATGTGGATAGGTCTAGCGAGACCGTCAGTTTGGATCATTTGAATATTGAAGATGTGGAGAGAATATTGATCCGAAAGGCATTGCAAAAGCATAATGGGCACATCACAAAAGCCGCCCAAGAATTGGGACTTACCAGGTCTTCACTGTATCGTAGACTCGAAAAATATGGTTTATAA
- a CDS encoding arylsulfatase, translating into MNIENLKIFTLAVFILGSSWACKQESKTVEEPSTDKKPNIVVIYMDDLGYGDVSAYGATELSTPNMDKLANGGVRFTNGYATSATCTPSRYALLTGMYPWRNKNAKILPGTAPLLIDTEQLTLPKMLKEQGYYTGIVGKWHLGLGSGNVNWNEKISPSPNEVGFDYSHILAATQDRVPTVYIENGHVVNLDPNDPIEVSYQKNFEGEPTGKDNPEMLTMKWHHGHNNSIVNGVPRIGFMKGGEAAKWSDVDMADHFLAKAQDYVKQHKDEPFFLYYALQQPHVPRTPHPRFEGTSGMGPRGDVILEADWCVGEFLKTLEKEGLMENTLIVFSSDNGPVLNDGYYDDAVEKLGDHTPAGPLRGGKYSLFEAGTRVPFMVYWKGKIEPKVSDALVCQVDLLTSLADLVGSNQKGQDSEDLLEAFMGNSEDGRDQLVLEATSRTALRQGDWIMIPPYDGPAVIKSVNIEIGNSDEYQLYNLKEDIGQQNNLAASNPKKLEEMKAKFQEIRGAENTETEALELK; encoded by the coding sequence ATGAATATCGAAAATCTTAAAATTTTTACACTTGCAGTTTTTATCTTAGGAAGCTCATGGGCCTGCAAGCAAGAGTCTAAAACAGTAGAAGAACCAAGTACTGACAAAAAACCTAATATAGTCGTTATCTATATGGATGATTTGGGCTATGGTGATGTCAGTGCTTATGGCGCCACTGAATTAAGCACACCCAATATGGATAAATTGGCCAATGGAGGTGTGCGTTTTACCAATGGCTATGCTACATCTGCCACCTGTACACCAAGCCGCTACGCTTTGTTGACCGGAATGTATCCTTGGAGAAACAAAAATGCCAAAATACTTCCAGGAACCGCTCCGCTTTTGATCGATACAGAGCAACTTACCCTACCTAAGATGCTGAAGGAACAAGGTTATTATACGGGAATTGTGGGTAAATGGCACCTTGGATTGGGCAGTGGCAATGTGAACTGGAATGAAAAAATCAGCCCGAGCCCTAATGAAGTAGGTTTTGATTACAGTCATATTTTGGCCGCTACACAGGATCGGGTTCCAACCGTTTATATCGAAAATGGGCATGTAGTTAATTTGGATCCCAATGATCCTATTGAAGTTAGCTATCAAAAGAATTTTGAAGGTGAACCTACCGGAAAAGATAATCCAGAAATGTTGACGATGAAATGGCACCATGGCCATAATAATAGCATTGTCAATGGTGTTCCGCGAATTGGTTTTATGAAGGGTGGTGAAGCAGCTAAATGGAGCGATGTAGATATGGCAGACCATTTCTTGGCCAAGGCACAAGACTATGTAAAGCAACATAAAGATGAACCTTTTTTCTTGTACTATGCTTTGCAACAACCTCACGTACCGCGTACGCCACATCCTAGATTTGAAGGTACTTCTGGTATGGGACCAAGAGGGGATGTGATCCTGGAAGCAGACTGGTGTGTTGGAGAGTTTTTGAAAACTTTGGAAAAAGAAGGACTGATGGAGAATACCTTGATTGTTTTCTCCAGCGACAATGGGCCTGTGTTGAATGACGGGTATTATGATGATGCAGTAGAAAAGTTGGGAGACCATACACCTGCTGGCCCACTAAGAGGAGGTAAATACAGCCTTTTCGAAGCGGGAACCCGAGTGCCATTTATGGTATATTGGAAAGGCAAAATTGAACCTAAGGTGTCTGATGCATTGGTTTGTCAGGTGGATTTATTGACTTCATTAGCTGACTTGGTAGGAAGTAACCAAAAAGGTCAGGATAGTGAAGATTTATTGGAGGCATTTATGGGAAATTCTGAAGATGGAAGAGATCAATTGGTCTTAGAAGCCACTTCCCGTACAGCCTTGAGACAAGGAGATTGGATTATGATCCCTCCTTATGATGGCCCAGCAGTAATTAAATCTGTAAATATCGAAATAGGTAATTCTGATGAATATCAACTTTACAATCTGAAAGAAGATATTGGCCAGCAAAATAACTTGGCAGCAAGTAATCCGAAAAAATTGGAAGAAATGAAAGCCAAATTCCAAGAAATCAGAGGGGCGGAAAATACAGAAACTGAAGCGCTGGAATTGAAGTAG
- a CDS encoding ABC transporter permease, which yields MLKHYLTLVIRNFRKQKTTFLINLIGLSFGLACVFLIYMWIQDETNVNQYNEHKDQLFLVLTNHDNEGGTVTIQYGPGLLADALEEELPEVEKAAATSPFIEDVSFSYGDEKIGSDGLFAEQDMLSMFTIPILYGNPSAGLTDINNVMVSESMAKKLFNDPKEALGKSLEWQVFDFSNEVTISGVYQDFPQSSTLRPEFLMAFDYFKQMLGGGIHWDNHNAVSYVLLKKETDVDFFNQKIDGFIKSKLADSNVRPMVQNFGDTYLHGNYENGKVAGGRVQYVYLFSIIALLVLAIACVNFINLTTAKAISRSKEVGIKKAIGADRKQLIYQFLIEVISLTSAALLLALILVYFLLPQFNQITHKYLSLNLSFQQWAIIAGIGLFTALMSGIYPAFYLSGFKPSSVLKGIQRGTFGEMLARRGLVVFQFTVSLIMIISIMVVGKQISHVKQQSLGYQRGNVLNITPYGLSGQRFETFVERVKDVPGVQQASGIFHSMMGAGSSTIGLTWPGKDPNTNVKFENISVGYDLIETLNMTMLEGRSFSKDYAAEDTKIILNEAAIKAMGMKDPIGKTVNLWGADKEIIGVVKDFNFESLRENVKPAFLKYKPETAQHIMVKINSENTQATIKGIESLYHEVSPGDVFEYKFLDENYQSQYEAEQRVETLAMYFGGLAILISCLGLFGLAVFSAEKRKKEIGVRKVLGASIGTIVKLMTGEFAKLILVAITIAVPISWWASRQWLAGFAYRTSLDWWLFMVAAVVIMLIAMLTVGTQAFRAANVNPVNSLRDE from the coding sequence ATGCTTAAACATTACCTAACATTGGTCATTCGAAATTTCAGAAAGCAAAAGACAACCTTTCTGATCAACCTGATTGGGCTTTCTTTCGGCTTAGCCTGTGTTTTCTTGATCTATATGTGGATTCAGGATGAAACTAATGTGAATCAGTATAATGAGCATAAGGACCAGTTGTTTCTAGTACTTACCAATCATGACAATGAAGGAGGGACAGTTACAATCCAATACGGGCCAGGTCTATTGGCGGATGCTTTGGAGGAAGAACTTCCTGAGGTGGAAAAAGCAGCTGCTACTTCTCCCTTCATTGAAGATGTTTCATTTTCTTATGGAGATGAAAAAATAGGATCCGATGGCTTGTTTGCTGAACAGGATATGTTGTCCATGTTTACCATTCCGATTCTATATGGAAATCCATCCGCTGGATTGACAGATATAAACAATGTGATGGTTTCTGAAAGCATGGCCAAAAAGCTTTTTAATGATCCAAAAGAAGCACTGGGTAAAAGCTTGGAATGGCAGGTTTTTGATTTTTCGAATGAAGTGACTATCAGCGGTGTTTATCAAGACTTTCCTCAAAGCTCAACCTTGAGGCCTGAGTTTTTGATGGCTTTTGATTATTTCAAGCAGATGCTGGGAGGTGGGATTCATTGGGATAATCACAATGCCGTAAGTTATGTTTTGCTGAAAAAAGAAACAGATGTTGATTTTTTTAACCAAAAAATCGATGGGTTTATAAAGTCAAAACTCGCGGATTCCAATGTTCGCCCAATGGTACAAAACTTTGGTGACACCTATTTGCACGGGAATTACGAAAATGGAAAAGTGGCAGGCGGAAGGGTTCAATATGTTTATTTGTTTAGTATCATCGCCTTGTTAGTTTTGGCTATTGCCTGCGTGAATTTTATCAACCTTACTACCGCCAAGGCCATTAGCCGAAGCAAGGAGGTAGGGATCAAAAAAGCCATTGGTGCTGATAGAAAGCAGCTGATCTACCAGTTTTTGATAGAGGTAATTTCTCTCACCTCAGCGGCTTTGTTATTGGCTTTGATTTTAGTGTATTTTCTGCTTCCCCAGTTCAATCAAATCACCCACAAATACCTTAGCCTAAATTTGTCTTTTCAGCAATGGGCTATCATTGCAGGGATAGGGTTATTTACAGCATTGATGTCGGGAATTTATCCTGCTTTTTACCTTTCTGGATTTAAGCCTTCAAGTGTTTTAAAAGGGATTCAGCGCGGAACCTTTGGTGAGATGTTGGCAAGAAGGGGCTTAGTGGTTTTCCAGTTTACAGTTTCTCTCATCATGATTATCTCCATCATGGTGGTGGGAAAACAAATTTCCCATGTAAAGCAACAAAGCCTAGGTTATCAAAGGGGAAATGTCTTGAATATTACTCCATATGGACTGTCTGGGCAGCGATTTGAGACATTTGTGGAGCGCGTAAAGGATGTGCCCGGTGTACAACAGGCCTCAGGAATCTTTCATTCCATGATGGGGGCTGGTAGTTCAACCATCGGCTTGACATGGCCAGGGAAGGACCCCAACACTAATGTGAAATTCGAAAACATCTCCGTTGGCTATGACCTTATTGAGACCTTAAATATGACCATGCTTGAGGGGAGGTCGTTTTCAAAAGATTATGCAGCAGAAGATACCAAGATAATTCTTAATGAAGCAGCGATCAAGGCAATGGGTATGAAAGATCCCATTGGGAAAACAGTCAACTTGTGGGGAGCTGACAAGGAAATTATAGGCGTGGTAAAGGATTTCAATTTTGAATCTCTTCGTGAAAATGTAAAACCTGCATTCCTGAAATATAAGCCAGAAACCGCACAGCATATTATGGTGAAGATCAACTCAGAAAATACCCAAGCTACCATTAAGGGCATAGAAAGCCTTTATCATGAGGTAAGCCCGGGGGATGTGTTTGAGTATAAATTTTTGGATGAAAACTATCAGTCACAGTATGAGGCAGAGCAAAGGGTAGAGACCTTGGCCATGTACTTCGGTGGGCTGGCCATTTTGATTTCTTGCTTGGGCCTATTTGGATTGGCAGTATTTTCTGCTGAAAAGCGCAAAAAAGAAATAGGTGTTCGAAAAGTATTGGGCGCTTCTATTGGAACTATTGTCAAGTTGATGACAGGTGAATTTGCTAAGCTGATTTTAGTGGCTATCACCATTGCAGTTCCCATTTCCTGGTGGGCAAGCAGACAGTGGTTGGCAGGTTTTGCTTATCGTACATCGTTGGATTGGTGGCTGTTTATGGTGGCAGCTGTCGTGATTATGCTGATCGCCATGCTCACGGTGGGCACACAAGCTTTCCGAGCGGCCAATGTAAATCCAGTGAATTCATTGAGAGATGAATGA